The proteins below come from a single Candidatus Epulonipiscium sp. genomic window:
- a CDS encoding VWA domain-containing protein encodes MKVGKKFGLYLAFVFVLQIFLTPFTTLGADRYNASISQIVRESVIITETGSTEEIEYTLYGNSEFYTPTFREIVLVLDVSGSMEERMGRSTRIEVLKKAVNNFVDQYKGENVAINIVQYSNSADNVSGFYRMNNSSDVSKIRQTIASMYPNGATNIGDGMRRGYYELANSPNKDANKFMLVMTDGVPQGFTTYNKSLTDYKLDSGDTGITQKTPFETYRRSLGWLSYEEYFMYKGRNNITVLAETTGENNRPYSLEYAKKIGTMIKDNKNIKPFFIGFSDDANLDYLNKIAVSANAEAVVASRIYYDAKSEEELNQAFNEVKAKMLDEYQFKNVKYEEIIPVGVNVGDLPEGFSYNEKSRKITGTLSASMRKNPQTNRYDFICEPLKIPYEFLEEGEYLFNNGKLIYTDPFGNNGQAEVNDMRVIVKGKLYSQISIEVRDGDRTVGSSPFVTDDSKPDRKKKILSESEKLKAKEGATAIINISGNDVVSGQYAFINDHNEQNINWLPLDATMELVNPSDMLDTEGLKSRYYYVNHMPTLQDTARWSDRSEVFKYPKDEIIIRSGLLETSKRNPTGYDRIGSNLFFGYVGAQGVDYKEAAKFWGYIVPDRTGDFYFAIQSDDGNYAYIIVGGEKIEITDYFIDTAPKLIYTNNKVSLKKGVAYPIYMEYFNWGGEGEFQMFMKDTPWNDNESFMEELYQNKVIKESEQNKYRVPNSWFRATSNNTPGEEAEATFEAEKGIPFPKESGKYYVAARSENKKGHAREAIYGAFIVDNTPPEVALLGDNPMEVFRGIPYEEPGYSARDFDYDLGDFVDIDQEEIKVEIKINGKIVDKLDTNVVGTYIITYTAEDEFGNVGMATREVIVSEGISLPKAIYTKGQSKGFKG; translated from the coding sequence ATGAAAGTAGGTAAGAAGTTTGGATTGTATTTAGCTTTTGTATTTGTATTGCAGATATTTTTGACACCATTTACTACTTTAGGAGCAGATAGATATAATGCTAGCATTTCACAAATTGTGAGAGAATCAGTTATTATAACTGAAACAGGGTCAACTGAAGAAATTGAATACACCCTTTATGGAAACAGTGAATTTTATACTCCAACTTTTAGAGAAATTGTTCTAGTGCTGGATGTATCTGGAAGCATGGAAGAAAGAATGGGAAGAAGCACTAGGATAGAGGTACTAAAAAAGGCAGTTAATAATTTTGTTGATCAATACAAAGGGGAAAATGTAGCAATTAATATAGTTCAGTATTCAAATAGTGCTGATAATGTTAGTGGTTTTTATCGTATGAATAATTCATCGGATGTTTCAAAAATTAGGCAAACGATTGCATCAATGTATCCTAATGGGGCAACCAATATAGGAGATGGGATGCGAAGGGGGTATTATGAATTAGCTAACTCTCCTAATAAAGATGCTAATAAATTTATGCTAGTTATGACCGATGGGGTTCCCCAGGGATTTACAACTTATAATAAAAGTCTTACAGACTATAAGCTTGATAGCGGAGATACAGGAATAACTCAGAAAACTCCATTTGAAACTTATAGGAGAAGTCTGGGTTGGCTTTCTTATGAAGAATATTTTATGTATAAAGGTAGAAATAATATAACAGTATTAGCAGAAACAACAGGAGAGAATAATCGTCCATATTCCCTTGAATATGCTAAAAAAATAGGTACTATGATTAAAGATAACAAGAATATAAAGCCTTTCTTTATAGGATTTTCTGATGATGCTAATTTAGATTACTTAAATAAAATAGCAGTCTCTGCCAATGCAGAGGCAGTAGTAGCAAGCAGGATATATTATGATGCTAAATCCGAAGAGGAGCTAAATCAAGCTTTTAATGAAGTTAAAGCTAAAATGCTAGATGAATATCAATTCAAAAATGTTAAATACGAAGAAATTATACCGGTGGGGGTAAATGTAGGGGATTTGCCGGAAGGATTTTCTTACAACGAAAAATCAAGGAAAATTACAGGAACTCTCAGTGCGTCCATGAGGAAGAATCCACAGACTAATAGATATGACTTCATATGTGAGCCTCTTAAGATTCCATATGAATTTTTGGAAGAAGGAGAATATCTATTTAATAATGGGAAATTAATCTATACAGACCCATTTGGTAATAATGGGCAAGCAGAAGTTAATGATATGAGGGTCATAGTAAAAGGTAAATTATATTCGCAAATATCTATTGAAGTTAGAGATGGTGATAGGACAGTAGGCTCTTCTCCTTTTGTTACAGATGATTCCAAACCTGATAGAAAGAAAAAGATTTTAAGCGAATCGGAAAAATTAAAGGCAAAAGAAGGTGCAACTGCTATAATCAATATTAGCGGAAATGATGTTGTATCTGGACAATATGCATTTATTAATGATCATAATGAACAAAATATCAATTGGCTTCCTTTGGATGCAACAATGGAGCTTGTTAATCCTTCTGATATGTTAGATACAGAGGGCTTAAAATCAAGATATTATTACGTTAATCATATGCCGACCCTGCAAGATACCGCAAGGTGGTCTGATAGAAGTGAAGTATTCAAATATCCTAAGGATGAAATTATAATTCGTTCGGGGCTTTTAGAAACATCTAAAAGAAATCCTACAGGTTATGATAGAATAGGGTCAAACCTATTTTTCGGATACGTTGGGGCACAGGGAGTTGACTATAAAGAAGCCGCTAAGTTTTGGGGTTATATAGTACCTGATAGAACAGGGGACTTCTACTTTGCTATACAATCTGATGATGGAAACTATGCATACATTATAGTTGGGGGAGAAAAAATAGAAATTACTGACTACTTTATAGATACTGCACCAAAGCTAATATACACCAATAATAAAGTATCTCTTAAGAAAGGTGTAGCCTATCCGATTTATATGGAATATTTTAACTGGGGTGGTGAAGGGGAATTCCAAATGTTTATGAAGGACACCCCATGGAATGATAATGAAAGTTTTATGGAAGAATTGTATCAAAACAAGGTTATAAAAGAAAGTGAACAGAATAAATATAGAGTTCCAAATAGCTGGTTTAGGGCAACTTCAAATAATACTCCTGGGGAAGAAGCAGAAGCAACCTTTGAAGCAGAAAAAGGTATTCCTTTTCCAAAAGAATCAGGAAAATACTATGTAGCTGCTAGATCAGAAAATAAGAAGGGCCATGCAAGAGAGGCTATATATGGAGCTTTTATCGTAGATAATACACCCCCTGAGGTTGCTTTATTAGGTGATAATCCCATGGAGGTATTTCGAGGTATCCCTTATGAAGAACCAGGGTATAGTGCAAGAGACTTCGATTATGATTTAGGTGACTTCGTTGATATAGACCAAGAAGAAATTAAAGTAGAAATAAAAATAAATGGTAAAATAGTAGATAAACTAGATACCAATGTGGTAGGAAC
- a CDS encoding DUF5011 domain-containing protein gives MKIKGKLGFCILFTLILQLVLMPIQSFAEYRSASITQVVREAVVTTTKGDNTKIKYTLFGTEENYNSSNGEFKFKSAYYEEIIPKGVKVKVLPIGFYFEEYSRKLYGNLDASMKRGQSGKYELVCTPFEVVYEFPNEGEYYFSNAKLHYTDPFDRRSTAEVTNTIVNVRDYEKYPQISMEVYDGERIVDSSPIESNDLPPTRQKFIISPSEKLKAKEGAIGTINITGHDLLSTQYAFINDPDATDIDWLDLESTINIKNPPDLLDEEGLKSRYYDVSHMPLLTDTEKWSNRGEVFKNPKDEIIIRSGLLETARDNSTGYDQIKDNLFFGHVGAQGVDYKEAAKFWGYIVPDRTGDFYFAIQSDDGNYAYIIVGGEKIVITDYFRDTSPRLIYTNEKVSLKKDIAYPIYIEYFNWGGEGEFQMFMKDTPWNGYDSFMGEMYGNPIIRDDKANNFRVPNSWFKATSNNDPGENAEATFEASKVVKFPEQSGKYYLAARSENKRNNVREVVYGPFIVDNDPPEIILEGDTILNIVADGEPFKDPGYSARDFDYDLGEYVEVEVNVEILFNNKVVEKIDTNELGTYTIIYTAEDEFGNKAKETRTVIVTEGIILPKVMYIQKGSQKTLEAILNPDTLRVNWSDEAGKNIISLTNATDNSVKVTGNEVGVEVITASIIGTSKTATTIVYVVDLKNSDFDDYMLKSETMGANTLFEYELPTALTPLFGAEEGINIKYITSGNISYNGGDGSIKATDKGRGILTAIMTAYDEEKDENIEIATVSQTIPILTVDAATNVGYISSDYAIVTVSFKLSDGEDAETITGSKEMVLGIAPSIGGIADNFKITKAIKDEGNLEILGNPAGNKRVKVKINGEGDYKLTLFLDLTLKGGLKIGEFKEWVGNNTNVNVNNKFYLTIDADEGSAFVEHISSVKPGNIPNIK, from the coding sequence ATGAAAATCAAGGGTAAATTGGGGTTTTGTATTTTATTTACATTAATTTTACAGCTAGTGTTGATGCCTATTCAGTCCTTTGCAGAGTATAGAAGTGCTAGTATTACCCAAGTAGTGAGAGAAGCAGTAGTTACAACAACAAAGGGAGACAACACAAAGATTAAATACACCCTTTTTGGTACAGAGGAGAATTATAACAGCTCAAATGGCGAATTTAAATTCAAATCTGCATATTATGAGGAGATAATACCAAAAGGGGTTAAAGTAAAAGTCCTTCCCATTGGATTTTACTTTGAAGAGTATTCAAGAAAACTCTACGGTAATTTGGATGCATCTATGAAAAGAGGGCAATCAGGAAAATATGAACTGGTTTGTACTCCTTTTGAAGTTGTATATGAATTCCCAAATGAGGGAGAGTATTATTTTAGTAATGCAAAATTACATTATACGGATCCTTTTGATAGAAGAAGCACAGCTGAAGTTACAAATACAATAGTTAATGTAAGGGATTATGAGAAATACCCCCAAATTTCTATGGAGGTATATGATGGAGAAAGAATAGTTGATTCTTCACCGATTGAATCCAATGACTTGCCTCCAACTAGACAAAAATTCATTATCTCTCCTTCCGAGAAATTAAAGGCAAAAGAAGGGGCAATAGGTACTATTAATATTACTGGACATGATTTACTATCAACGCAATATGCCTTCATTAATGACCCCGATGCAACAGATATAGATTGGCTGGACTTGGAATCTACAATTAATATTAAGAATCCTCCAGATTTACTAGATGAAGAAGGATTAAAATCAAGATATTACGATGTTAGTCATATGCCACTTTTAACAGATACTGAAAAATGGTCCAATAGGGGAGAAGTATTTAAAAACCCGAAGGATGAAATAATTATTCGCTCAGGGCTTTTAGAAACAGCTAGAGATAACAGTACAGGCTATGACCAGATCAAAGACAATTTGTTTTTCGGCCATGTGGGAGCCCAAGGAGTAGATTATAAAGAGGCAGCTAAATTCTGGGGGTATATAGTACCCGATAGAACAGGAGATTTTTATTTTGCTATACAATCTGACGATGGAAACTATGCATATATTATCGTCGGAGGGGAAAAAATTGTAATAACTGATTACTTTAGGGACACTTCCCCAAGACTAATATATACGAATGAGAAAGTATCTCTTAAGAAGGATATAGCTTATCCTATATATATAGAATACTTTAACTGGGGTGGCGAAGGAGAATTCCAGATGTTTATGAAGGACACCCCATGGAATGGTTATGACAGTTTTATGGGTGAGATGTATGGAAATCCAATCATAAGAGATGATAAAGCAAATAACTTTAGAGTTCCAAATAGTTGGTTTAAGGCAACTTCTAATAATGACCCTGGAGAAAATGCAGAGGCTACTTTTGAAGCTTCTAAGGTAGTTAAGTTCCCAGAACAATCAGGAAAGTACTATCTAGCTGCAAGATCAGAAAATAAAAGAAATAATGTAAGAGAGGTTGTATATGGACCATTTATCGTGGATAATGATCCCCCGGAGATTATCTTAGAAGGTGATACAATCCTTAATATAGTTGCTGATGGGGAGCCCTTTAAAGATCCGGGATATAGTGCAAGAGACTTCGATTATGATTTAGGTGAATACGTTGAAGTAGAGGTTAATGTAGAGATACTATTTAATAATAAGGTTGTTGAGAAAATAGATACCAATGAATTAGGAACCTATACTATTATCTATACTGCGGAAGATGAATTTGGCAATAAAGCTAAAGAAACCAGAACAGTTATAGTAACTGAAGGGATAATCTTACCAAAGGTTATGTATATACAAAAAGGTAGCCAAAAAACCCTAGAAGCCATTCTAAATCCCGATACTCTAAGGGTTAACTGGAGTGATGAAGCAGGTAAAAACATAATTTCCCTAACAAATGCAACAGATAATTCTGTAAAGGTTACAGGAAATGAAGTAGGGGTTGAAGTAATAACAGCTAGTATAATAGGAACATCTAAAACGGCAACTACCATAGTTTATGTTGTTGATTTGAAGAATTCGGACTTTGATGATTATATGTTAAAGTCAGAAACTATGGGAGCTAATACATTATTCGAATATGAATTACCCACAGCACTAACTCCATTATTTGGAGCAGAAGAAGGAATCAACATAAAATACATTACATCGGGAAATATTAGTTATAATGGTGGAGATGGTTCTATTAAAGCTACTGACAAAGGTAGGGGCATCTTAACTGCTATTATGACGGCATATGATGAAGAAAAGGATGAAAATATAGAAATTGCTACCGTTAGCCAAACAATTCCTATTCTTACTGTAGATGCTGCCACTAATGTAGGATATATATCTTCTGATTATGCAATTGTTACTGTTAGTTTTAAGTTATCTGACGGAGAAGATGCAGAAACCATTACAGGTAGTAAGGAAATGGTTCTTGGAATAGCTCCTTCAATAGGAGGCATCGCAGATAATTTTAAAATCACAAAAGCTATAAAAGATGAAGGAAATCTAGAAATATTGGGCAATCCAGCTGGGAACAAAAGGGTTAAAGTTAAAATTAATGGAGAAGGGGATTACAAATTAACACTTTTCTTAGACTTAACCTTAAAAGGTGGATTAAAAATAGGAGAATTTAAAGAGTGGGTAGGAAATAATACAAATGTCAATGTAAACAATAAGTTTTATTTAACTATTGATGCCGATGAAGGCTCAGCTTTTGTTGAACATATCAGCAGTGTTAAGCCGGGGAATATCCCTAATATAAAATAG
- a CDS encoding acetyl-CoA carboxylase carboxyltransferase subunit alpha yields the protein MEKLNKDLETLENQLQALKEFSNIHEVDLSKEIKVIEQKLMGLKREAYSNLTPWDKVGLARHGERPTTFDYIDKIFGDFIEFHGDRNFSDDPSIVGGIAFLEDIPVTIIGHQKGRNTKENIKRNFGMPHPEGYRKALRLMKQAEKFKRPIICFIDTPGAFCGLGAEERGQGEAIALNLMEMSRIKTPIISIVIGEGGSGGALALGVGDKIYMLEHSIYSILSPEGFAAILWKDSSKAKEAADIMKITAKDLKEFKIIDEIIPEPLEGAHKDIGEISNEIKGFIKKGLDEMKNKSVQDLLQDRYRKFRNIGEYEKR from the coding sequence ATGGAAAAGTTAAACAAGGATTTAGAAACATTGGAAAACCAGCTTCAAGCCCTAAAGGAGTTTTCAAATATCCATGAGGTAGACCTATCAAAGGAAATAAAGGTAATCGAACAAAAACTTATGGGACTAAAAAGGGAAGCCTATAGTAATCTTACCCCTTGGGATAAGGTAGGCTTGGCAAGACATGGGGAAAGACCAACAACCTTTGATTATATAGATAAGATATTTGGGGATTTTATAGAGTTTCATGGAGATAGAAATTTTAGTGATGATCCATCCATTGTAGGTGGTATTGCCTTTTTAGAGGATATTCCTGTGACAATTATCGGTCATCAAAAGGGGAGGAATACTAAAGAAAATATAAAAAGGAATTTTGGAATGCCCCATCCCGAAGGGTACAGGAAAGCCCTAAGATTAATGAAACAAGCAGAAAAATTCAAACGCCCTATAATATGTTTTATTGATACTCCCGGAGCCTTCTGTGGGCTTGGTGCGGAGGAAAGGGGACAGGGGGAAGCTATAGCCCTCAATTTAATGGAAATGTCAAGGATAAAGACTCCTATAATATCCATAGTTATAGGGGAAGGAGGCAGTGGTGGAGCCTTAGCCCTAGGGGTAGGAGATAAAATATATATGCTAGAACACTCTATTTATTCTATATTATCCCCCGAAGGCTTTGCAGCCATTTTGTGGAAAGACAGTTCAAAAGCAAAAGAAGCAGCAGATATTATGAAAATTACGGCGAAAGATTTAAAGGAATTTAAAATTATTGACGAGATTATACCTGAACCCCTAGAAGGGGCTCATAAGGATATTGGTGAAATAAGTAATGAGATTAAAGGGTTTATTAAAAAGGGATTAGATGAGATGAAAAATAAATCTGTACAGGATTTATTGCAAGACAGATATAGAAAATTTAGGAATATAGGTGAATATGAAAAAAGATGA
- a CDS encoding acetyl-CoA carboxylase carboxyltransferase subunit beta, with protein MLNGLFKKTKYVTTSAPSYENPPIPNIPNGMWIKCSSCEKIVYKKDLEDNNKLCPYCGFHFRMGAKDRIELIVDKDTFIELDEDLLTLNPLNYPEYEDKIRSQEEKAGIKEAVITGIGKVCGEETVICVMDSNFLMGSMGSVVGEKITRAVEEATKRRFPIVIFCSSGGARMQEGIFSLMQMAKTSSAIARHDDEGLLYISVLTDPTTGGVTASFAMLGDIILAEVGALIGFAGPRVIEQTIKQKLPEGFQRAEFLLEHGFIDKVVKRDFLKETIGNILHLHKEVE; from the coding sequence TTGTTAAACGGCCTATTTAAAAAAACCAAATACGTTACCACATCCGCTCCTTCTTATGAGAACCCCCCCATCCCCAATATCCCCAATGGCATGTGGATAAAGTGCAGCTCTTGTGAAAAAATTGTGTATAAAAAAGATTTAGAGGATAATAACAAATTATGTCCCTATTGTGGCTTTCATTTTAGAATGGGAGCAAAAGATAGGATAGAATTGATTGTGGATAAGGATACTTTTATAGAGTTAGATGAGGATTTATTAACCCTAAACCCCTTAAATTACCCCGAATATGAAGATAAGATTAGAAGTCAGGAAGAGAAAGCGGGGATAAAGGAAGCAGTAATAACAGGGATAGGCAAAGTTTGTGGTGAAGAGACAGTTATATGTGTAATGGATAGCAACTTTTTGATGGGAAGTATGGGCTCGGTAGTAGGGGAAAAAATTACAAGGGCAGTAGAAGAAGCAACCAAAAGGAGATTTCCTATTGTAATCTTTTGCTCATCGGGAGGAGCTAGGATGCAAGAGGGGATATTTTCCCTTATGCAAATGGCAAAAACCAGCAGTGCCATTGCCAGGCATGATGATGAAGGACTTCTATATATATCTGTATTAACTGACCCTACGACTGGGGGAGTGACCGCAAGTTTTGCGATGCTGGGGGATATAATACTGGCGGAAGTGGGGGCTTTAATAGGATTTGCAGGGCCTAGGGTAATTGAGCAAACCATAAAACAAAAGCTCCCTGAAGGATTTCAAAGAGCAGAATTTTTATTGGAGCATGGATTCATTGATAAAGTCGTAAAGAGAGATTTTTTAAAAGAAACCATAGGAAATATCTTACACCTTCATAAGGAGGTGGAGTAA
- a CDS encoding acetyl-CoA carboxylase biotin carboxylase subunit: MFNKILIANRGEIAVRIIRACREMGIETVAIYSTMDKEALHVQMADEAICVGPPKGSDSYLNIENIISATILTGAQAIHPGFGFLSENSRFAQMCQDCKITFIGPTADMIDFMGNKSKARETMVKAGVPVVPGSDGAVSDIEEALNIASEIGYPVMIKASAGGGGRGMRLAYSKEEFLKAFTTAKQEAKASFGDDTMYIEKFVQNPRHIEFQILGDDFGNIIHLGERDCSIQRRHQKVIEEAPSPAISPNLRKKMGEAAVLAAKSINYKNAGTIEFLLDKEGKFYFIEMNTRIQVEHPVTEMVTGIDLIKEQIKIAAGLPMSLKQEEIKIKGHAIECRINAENPRRGFMPSPGTVKNLHFPGGFGIRVESALYEGYKVPPTYDSMIAKLIAYGIDRKDAIAKMKSALGEFIIQGMDTNIDFLFQIAHIKDFEEGSIDTGFIEKHFKSNTL, encoded by the coding sequence ATGTTTAATAAGATTTTAATCGCTAATAGAGGAGAAATAGCAGTACGAATAATAAGAGCCTGTAGAGAAATGGGCATAGAGACTGTTGCGATTTATTCTACTATGGATAAAGAAGCCCTCCATGTTCAGATGGCAGATGAAGCTATATGCGTAGGACCGCCTAAGGGCAGTGATAGTTATCTTAATATAGAAAATATAATAAGTGCAACGATTTTGACAGGGGCTCAAGCAATCCATCCGGGGTTTGGATTTTTATCTGAAAATAGTCGTTTTGCCCAGATGTGTCAGGATTGTAAGATTACTTTTATAGGTCCTACCGCAGATATGATAGATTTTATGGGAAATAAATCAAAGGCGAGGGAAACCATGGTAAAGGCGGGAGTTCCTGTAGTTCCCGGCTCAGATGGAGCAGTTTCGGATATTGAGGAAGCCTTAAATATAGCTAGTGAAATAGGATATCCTGTTATGATAAAAGCATCGGCAGGCGGCGGCGGCAGAGGCATGAGGCTTGCTTACTCAAAAGAGGAGTTTCTTAAGGCATTTACCACGGCAAAGCAGGAAGCCAAGGCATCCTTCGGGGATGATACCATGTATATAGAAAAATTTGTACAAAATCCAAGACATATAGAATTTCAAATTCTAGGAGATGATTTCGGAAATATAATTCACTTAGGGGAAAGGGATTGCTCCATTCAAAGAAGACATCAAAAGGTAATAGAAGAGGCTCCATCCCCAGCGATTAGCCCAAACCTTCGAAAGAAGATGGGGGAGGCAGCAGTACTTGCTGCAAAATCCATTAATTATAAAAATGCAGGAACCATAGAATTTTTATTAGATAAAGAAGGCAAATTTTATTTCATAGAAATGAATACGAGAATCCAGGTGGAACATCCTGTTACAGAAATGGTAACGGGCATAGACTTAATAAAGGAGCAGATAAAAATTGCGGCGGGCCTTCCCATGTCTTTAAAACAAGAGGAAATTAAAATAAAGGGTCATGCTATCGAATGTAGAATTAATGCAGAAAACCCAAGAAGAGGTTTCATGCCTTCTCCAGGGACAGTTAAAAACCTGCATTTTCCAGGAGGATTTGGTATTAGGGTGGAAAGCGCCCTATATGAGGGCTATAAGGTTCCCCCTACTTATGATTCCATGATTGCAAAACTTATAGCCTATGGCATAGATAGAAAAGATGCTATAGCCAAAATGAAATCTGCCCTAGGGGAATTTATAATCCAAGGGATGGATACTAATATAGATTTTTTATTTCAAATTGCGCATATTAAAGATTTTGAAGAAGGCAGTATAGATACTGGTTTTATAGAAAAGCATTTTAAATCCAATACTTTGTAA
- the fabZ gene encoding 3-hydroxyacyl-ACP dehydratase FabZ, producing MLNIKEIQGIIPHRYPFLLIDKINELEPGVKGIGYKNVTMNEYFFQGHFPKEPVMPGVLIIEALAQVGAVCLLSLEELKGKTAYFGGINKARFREKVIPGDTLRLEVEIIKRRGPIGIGKACAFVEDKKVCEAELTFAIG from the coding sequence ATGCTAAACATAAAAGAAATACAAGGGATAATACCCCATAGATATCCATTTTTATTAATAGACAAAATAAATGAATTGGAACCGGGGGTAAAGGGTATAGGATATAAAAATGTAACAATGAACGAATACTTTTTCCAGGGACATTTTCCCAAGGAACCTGTAATGCCCGGGGTATTGATTATAGAGGCCTTAGCCCAAGTAGGAGCGGTATGTCTTCTATCTTTGGAAGAATTAAAGGGCAAGACTGCTTATTTTGGAGGTATCAATAAGGCACGTTTTAGGGAAAAGGTTATTCCCGGTGATACTTTAAGATTGGAAGTTGAGATTATAAAAAGAAGAGGGCCAATAGGTATTGGTAAGGCTTGTGCTTTTGTAGAAGATAAAAAGGTCTGTGAAGCCGAGCTTACATTTGCTATTGGATAA
- the accB gene encoding acetyl-CoA carboxylase biotin carboxyl carrier protein yields the protein MDYKSIEQLIKTMDGTNLTHLEIEKDGLKIKIKKEKEMVSISSIEPKIQTIKEINPIKEETLVEVTPKEEIKEGTIVKSPIVGTFYNSPSPEANPFVEVGSRVKKGDTLCIIEAMKLMNEIEADTDGEVVEVFVKNEELVEYNEPLFRIKS from the coding sequence ATGGATTATAAATCAATTGAACAATTAATAAAAACAATGGATGGGACAAATTTAACCCACCTTGAAATAGAAAAAGATGGTCTGAAAATAAAAATAAAAAAAGAAAAAGAAATGGTATCTATCTCTTCTATAGAACCTAAAATCCAAACTATAAAAGAAATCAATCCCATAAAAGAAGAAACACTAGTAGAAGTGACCCCCAAGGAAGAAATAAAAGAAGGCACTATAGTTAAATCTCCAATAGTAGGGACCTTTTATAATTCCCCTTCTCCAGAGGCAAACCCTTTTGTAGAAGTAGGAAGTAGAGTTAAAAAAGGTGATACTTTATGCATTATAGAGGCTATGAAGTTAATGAATGAAATAGAAGCTGATACAGATGGGGAAGTAGTTGAAGTCTTCGTAAAAAATGAAGAACTGGTAGAATATAATGAGCCTCTATTTAGAATAAAGTCATAA
- the fabF gene encoding beta-ketoacyl-ACP synthase II — translation MKKRVVITGMGCVTPLGNSVESFWENTKAGKCGIDKITHFDTEDFQVKLAGEVRDFDPSIYMDKKEARRMDLYSQYAVAAAKMAVDDSKLNLDSIVKERFGVIVGSGIGGIGTIEKEHEKMLQKGPRRVSPLLIPMIISNMAAGNIAIQFGARGICSTVVTACATGSHAIGEAFNTIQRGRADIIIAGGAEAGITPISVAGFSSLTALTLATDKYRASIPFDADRSGFVMGEGSGIVILESLEHAIKRGAKIYGEVVGYGASCDAYHITSPDPDGDGAARAMLEAMDEGGITPKEVSYINAHGTSTPLNDKFETAAIKLAFKEEAKNVAISSTKSMTGHLLGAAGAIEAIICIKSLGEDFIPPTIGYKNPDPECDLDYVPNVGRKCEVNYALSNSLGFGGHNASLLFKKYMN, via the coding sequence ATGAAAAAGAGAGTTGTTATTACGGGAATGGGATGCGTAACTCCCCTAGGAAACTCTGTAGAAAGTTTCTGGGAAAACACTAAGGCTGGTAAATGTGGTATAGATAAAATAACCCATTTTGATACAGAGGACTTTCAAGTTAAACTGGCAGGAGAAGTAAGGGATTTTGATCCTAGCATTTATATGGATAAAAAGGAAGCAAGGCGAATGGATTTATATAGTCAATACGCCGTAGCCGCTGCTAAAATGGCGGTAGATGACTCCAAATTAAATCTTGATTCAATTGTAAAGGAAAGGTTTGGAGTTATTGTGGGCTCTGGCATTGGTGGTATTGGGACAATTGAAAAGGAACATGAAAAAATGCTGCAAAAGGGCCCAAGAAGAGTCTCACCCCTTTTGATACCCATGATTATAAGCAATATGGCAGCGGGAAACATTGCAATACAATTTGGAGCCAGGGGAATTTGCTCCACCGTAGTTACAGCCTGTGCGACAGGAAGTCATGCCATAGGTGAAGCTTTTAATACTATCCAAAGAGGAAGGGCAGATATTATTATAGCAGGGGGGGCAGAGGCGGGAATCACCCCAATATCTGTTGCGGGCTTTTCTTCCCTTACAGCTCTTACTTTGGCAACTGATAAATATAGGGCATCTATTCCTTTTGATGCCGATAGAAGTGGTTTTGTAATGGGCGAAGGGTCAGGGATTGTTATATTAGAATCCCTAGAACATGCCATAAAACGAGGGGCTAAGATATATGGCGAAGTAGTAGGATATGGGGCAAGTTGTGATGCTTATCATATTACGTCTCCAGATCCTGATGGGGATGGCGCAGCAAGGGCGATGTTAGAAGCAATGGATGAGGGAGGAATTACTCCAAAAGAGGTATCCTATATAAATGCCCATGGAACTAGTACTCCTCTTAATGATAAGTTTGAAACGGCAGCTATTAAATTGGCATTTAAAGAGGAAGCTAAAAATGTAGCAATTAGCTCAACAAAATCTATGACCGGGCATCTGCTTGGGGCAGCGGGAGCAATAGAAGCAATAATATGCATAAAATCCTTAGGAGAAGATTTTATTCCTCCAACTATAGGTTATAAAAACCCCGACCCTGAATGTGACCTAGATTATGTACCTAATGTAGGAAGAAAGTGTGAAGTTAATTATGCTCTATCCAATTCTTTGGGTTTTGGAGGACATAATGCTTCCTTGCTATTTAAAAAATATATGAACTAA